The following coding sequences lie in one bacterium genomic window:
- a CDS encoding DUF1566 domain-containing protein produces the protein MRKLFVLALATTLFAAISLLVSCGDDDDDSNADDDANNENRDDDTADDNHDDDGEVGNQDDDTGNGDDGDDDILFDDLTWQDPPPDEWFTWEQAIEYCENLSFDGYDDWRLPSISELRTLIRGCDATELDGDCGVRDDCAELDCWNDPCQGCPYFEGPGQGGAYWPEEMTGEAAALWSSSPVTDDESLAWYVSFNYGFVYSGYIDYENGDVRCVRTAEDA, from the coding sequence ATGAGGAAGTTATTTGTCTTGGCGCTCGCAACGACGCTCTTCGCGGCCATTAGCCTCCTGGTTTCGTGCGGTGACGATGACGATGATTCGAATGCTGACGATGACGCCAACAACGAAAACCGCGATGACGATACCGCTGACGATAATCATGACGACGACGGCGAAGTGGGAAACCAGGACGACGATACCGGCAACGGCGATGACGGGGACGACGACATTCTTTTCGACGACTTGACCTGGCAAGACCCGCCGCCTGATGAATGGTTCACGTGGGAACAAGCAATTGAATACTGCGAAAATTTGAGCTTCGACGGTTACGACGATTGGCGTCTGCCATCGATTAGCGAATTGCGCACACTGATTCGCGGTTGCGACGCGACCGAGTTGGACGGCGATTGTGGCGTGCGCGATGATTGCGCGGAATTGGATTGTTGGAACGATCCGTGCCAAGGATGCCCTTACTTTGAAGGCCCAGGGCAAGGAGGAGCTTACTGGCCGGAAGAAATGACAGGAGAGGCAGCCGCGCTCTGGTCGTCGTCGCCAGTGACGGACGACGAATCCCTTGCATGGTATGTCTCGTTTAACTACGGCTTTGTCTATAGCGGCTACATCGACTACGAAAACGGCGACGTGCGTTGCGTGCGCACGGCCGAAGACGCTTGA